AGCCCATTGTTTCTAACACGCGCAGTATACACAGGAGAGCGTGGAAGCAGATCATGTTGACAAAAACTCTTGGAACTTCACCGGTATTTCTTCCGGGCtccacacacaaacataATTTCGACTTCATTCTTACCTTGTCTTCGCCTGGGCCAGGTGCCACGCCGGCGAAGCATTTGCTTCCCTCGATGACGTAACGCTTGAGCTGGTGAGAAAGGACGCCCTGAACcatacacaagaagacagaAGCGTACGCGCCAAAAAGTTAAGTACCGTAGGCTTGGTTCGACCTTTCCGGAGAGCTAGCTTGGGCCGACTCCCCAACCTCGTGGATGACGTGCTTGTGGAAGACCCCGAAGCACCGTGATTCCTTCATTGCAGCGCGCAAGACGACTGCCACACACGAGTGTTGACAACAGCTTGCCGCCAGTGTCCCAATACAAACACCTTTCCGATGCTGCGAGGACCTCACCTGCACAGGGATGCAGTTGTATTGCTTTGCTGCAAGTTCGATGGTCTTTGTGAGGTCTGTGCTCTTATGGCCTGCCTTAACAagacgcatgcatgcctctgcagctgtcCAGCACGCCTTGATGACGTCCGCCTTCCTGCCGGAGATGTGGGCGACGGCCTTGCCTGCCGCGCTAGCCTCGAAGACGCTGGGCAAGACTGCATCGCACACGACTGTGTAGGCGACAACACCGGAGTATCCGTCGACGTGGCAGCCCAAATCAATCTTGACGATGTCGCCTTCGACCAAAACTCTGTTGGTCTCCGGGGTCTCGTCGACAGGGGAGAAGTGCCCGCAGGTCTCATTAACGGAGATGCAAGTTGGGAAGGCAATCCCCTTCTCCATCTTCTTCCCATTCTCCTTCTTGTTATACACCTTGGAGCACGCCTCCGTAATGTAGGCGTCGCTCAATTTGCACAACGCGTAGACGTCAGCTCCCGGCACGCAGCCGCAAATCACCTGAATTGAACAAGGCGCCACAGAGCTCCGCCACGGCACTCCCCATCGCATAGTTGCCCCCGTGTTTACGTGCGATTGCAACTGACTGACTGCTGCGTCACTGAGGGCACACACCCTTCGCGTTGCAGTTGAGAACCGCAGGAGCAACAGCAACAGAAGATACGAAAAACCCACGATGATACCCCCTGTGACTGTCTGTCTACATCCACCTGTGTGAGGCGACACCACCCTGTCCCAGCCTCAATGAAGTACATAATTTGTTGGCTCTCCCCTCTCGGCCAATCTTCCCCGTACGCTTCGACGACGATACGGACACGGGAGGCACAGTAGACCCCATGTTTTGCGTGCTATGATTTTGACTGCGGGATGTGTGCTCACCTTCTTCAGCGCTCCATTAGCGATATCTGCAGCAGTACGATACTTGGTGACAACATCTGGGTTACTCAGATCCTGCACCTGTTCCGTCTCAACGTCGGAGCACGCCGAGTCTGCAAGAGTAGCCATCTTTTACGAAGCCGGGCAGAAACTTGAACAAATTATTTCTATCCAAAACCTTAGCTCTATGTTCCTGCAGGAAGTGGGAAAGGCCGCCTTCGCTTGAGGATGAAGTCCGTTGACGAACGTTCATGAAAGGGGCGCCGGACGGGAGACCTGAAAGATGGAAGGGGAGCCAGGAGAGGAAAGGAAGCACTAGGAACGGTCAAGCCAATAAATCGAGAAGCCGCCCAGCGAGAAGGCAGTGGGTCGTTACTCTTGTTCTGGGACACGTCCAGGGTAAGGGAATGGACATGTAACGTCTGGaatcttcttctcgcctgcaCGGACAACACCTTCTTTTCGTAACCCACCGAGAGGACGGAGCCAGATGCACATACAACCGCACAGCTTTCTACCGAACCCGGATCCTGGCATGAGAAAAAAAGCATGCAGGAGCTGAACAGACCAAACTGATTGTGAAAACAGTCCCTGGATATTTGGACGCGTTAAAAagacgaga
The Besnoitia besnoiti strain Bb-Ger1 chromosome VIII, whole genome shotgun sequence genome window above contains:
- a CDS encoding putative proliferation-associated protein 2G4 (encoded by transcript BESB_085720), coding for MATLADSACSDVETEQVQDLSNPDVVTKYRTAADIANGALKKVICGCVPGADVYALCKLSDAYITEACSKVYNKKENGKKMEKGIAFPTCISVNETCGHFSPVDETPETNRVLVEGDIVKIDLGCHVDGYSGVVAYTVVCDAVLPSVFEASAAGKAVAHISGRKADVIKACWTAAEACMRLVKAGHKSTDLTKTIELAAKQYNCIPVQGVLSHQLKRYVIEGSKCFAGVAPGPGEDKPEEFEFEVNEVYGVDIVISTGEGKVRGTVIKPTVYKRAVDRTYILKSQLGRHFMSEVQNKYPTLPFSLRGFSDDRACKVGVAEAMRHELLHPYPVMTEKQGEYVAQFKFTLLLLPTGTKKVTGLPLVYEKELKSSHSVEDESLKALLATSVNPKKLKKRAQAGKKEDGANDA